The following proteins are co-located in the Microvirga ossetica genome:
- the nuoE gene encoding NADH-quinone oxidoreductase subunit NuoE, with the protein MAVRKLAPEDMQPESFVLSPETESFADKEIAKYPPGRQASAVIALLTKAQEQAGGWLPRKAIEAVAAKLDMPAIRVMEVVTFYTMFNLEPVGKYFIQFCGTTPCVLRGAGDIRRVLERRIGDQNHVTPDGTFSWLEVECLGACSNAPMVQINDDYYEDLTTENFETLLDDLAAGRPVKVGSQIGRIRSEPFEAVNTLQDPALYDGSVVGAWRKRFEEQAKAETGEAAAAVASIPQEAKAAKPSAGRAIESDAADTPAKRAKEGERPISRTDQKEAADPSKATKVEPKDAGAQPAPQSSKSYVATPKKEGEAVPVSPTTPEAGTPPAQAETRRDGSESKPGVTVDKDNKSS; encoded by the coding sequence ATGGCCGTTCGCAAGCTCGCGCCTGAAGACATGCAGCCCGAGAGCTTCGTTCTCTCCCCGGAGACCGAGTCTTTCGCGGACAAGGAAATCGCCAAGTACCCGCCGGGCAGGCAGGCCTCGGCGGTCATTGCCCTGTTGACGAAAGCCCAGGAGCAGGCCGGCGGCTGGCTGCCGCGCAAGGCCATCGAGGCTGTCGCCGCCAAGCTCGACATGCCGGCCATCCGGGTGATGGAAGTGGTGACCTTCTACACGATGTTCAACCTCGAGCCGGTTGGAAAATACTTCATCCAGTTCTGCGGTACGACGCCCTGCGTCCTGCGCGGAGCGGGCGACATCAGACGAGTTCTCGAGCGCCGCATCGGCGATCAGAACCATGTCACCCCGGACGGCACATTCTCCTGGCTCGAGGTCGAGTGCCTGGGCGCCTGCTCCAACGCGCCGATGGTGCAGATCAACGACGATTATTACGAGGATCTGACGACCGAGAACTTCGAGACGCTTCTCGACGATCTCGCCGCAGGCCGACCGGTGAAGGTCGGGTCCCAGATCGGCCGCATCCGGTCCGAGCCTTTCGAGGCCGTCAACACGCTCCAGGACCCGGCACTTTATGACGGTTCCGTCGTCGGGGCTTGGCGCAAGCGGTTCGAGGAGCAGGCAAAGGCCGAGACTGGCGAGGCTGCAGCCGCCGTCGCCAGCATCCCGCAGGAGGCCAAGGCCGCCAAACCGTCGGCAGGACGCGCCATTGAGAGCGATGCCGCCGATACCCCGGCCAAGCGCGCCAAGGAAGGTGAGCGGCCGATCAGCCGGACCGACCAGAAGGAAGCGGCCGATCCGTCCAAGGCGACCAAGGTCGAGCCGAAGGATGCCGGCGCGCAGCCGGCTCCCCAGAGCAGCAAGTCCTACGTGGCGACGCCGAAGAAGGAAGGCGAGGCGGTGCCGGTGAGCCCGACGACGCCCGAGGCCGGTACGCCGCCTGCACAAGCCGAGACCCGCCGCGACGGCAGCGAGAGCAAGCCGGGCGTGACGGTCGACAAAGACAACAAGTCGTCCTGA
- the nuoF gene encoding NADH-quinone oxidoreductase subunit NuoF, with product MLQDKDRIFTNLYGFHSPDLEAAKMRGNWDGTKFLLEQGRDWIVNEMKASGLRGRGGAGFPTGLKWSFMPKQSDGRPHYLVVNADESEPGTCKDREIMRNDPHLLVEGCLIASFAMGAHAAYIYIRGEYVAERHALQRAVDEAYEAKLIGKDNIHGYPFDLYVHHGAGAYICGEETALIESMEGKKGMPRLKPPFPANMGLYGCPTTVNNVESIAVAGTILRRGAAWFSGIGRPNNVGTKLFCVSGHVNKPCNVEEAMGLTFRELIDGHCGGIRGGWDNLLGVIPGGSSVPIVPADQIADAYMDFDTLRNLKSGLGTAAVIVMDKSTDIVRAIARISYFYKHESCGQCTPCREGTGWMWRVLNRMAEGRAQKREIDMLLEVSTQIEGHTICALGDAAAWPVQGLIRHFRHEIEKRIDDYAVNPHSESVLIAAE from the coding sequence ATGCTTCAGGACAAAGATCGTATCTTCACCAATCTCTACGGCTTCCATTCGCCGGACCTTGAGGCCGCCAAGATGCGCGGCAACTGGGACGGAACCAAGTTCCTGCTCGAGCAGGGCCGCGACTGGATCGTCAACGAGATGAAGGCTTCGGGCCTGCGCGGCCGCGGCGGCGCAGGCTTTCCCACGGGCCTGAAATGGTCCTTCATGCCGAAGCAGTCGGACGGGCGTCCGCACTACCTCGTCGTGAACGCCGACGAGTCGGAGCCGGGGACCTGTAAGGACCGCGAGATCATGCGGAACGATCCGCATCTTCTCGTCGAAGGCTGCCTCATCGCCTCCTTCGCCATGGGCGCGCACGCGGCCTACATCTATATTCGCGGCGAGTACGTGGCCGAGCGTCATGCGCTCCAGCGCGCCGTGGACGAGGCCTATGAGGCGAAGCTCATCGGCAAGGACAACATCCACGGTTATCCCTTTGACCTCTACGTCCACCACGGCGCAGGTGCCTATATCTGCGGCGAGGAGACGGCGCTCATCGAGAGCATGGAGGGCAAGAAGGGCATGCCGCGGCTGAAGCCGCCGTTCCCGGCCAATATGGGCCTCTATGGCTGCCCGACGACCGTCAACAATGTCGAGTCCATCGCCGTCGCCGGCACGATCCTGCGCCGCGGCGCAGCGTGGTTCTCCGGCATCGGGCGCCCGAACAACGTCGGCACCAAGCTCTTCTGCGTCTCCGGCCACGTGAACAAGCCCTGCAACGTGGAAGAGGCCATGGGCCTGACCTTCCGCGAGCTGATCGACGGACATTGCGGCGGCATCCGCGGCGGCTGGGATAACCTGCTAGGCGTCATCCCGGGCGGCTCCTCGGTACCGATCGTGCCGGCCGACCAGATCGCCGACGCCTACATGGATTTCGACACGCTGCGGAATCTCAAGTCCGGCCTCGGCACCGCCGCCGTGATCGTGATGGACAAGTCCACGGATATCGTTCGCGCCATCGCCCGCATCTCGTATTTCTACAAGCACGAGAGCTGCGGCCAGTGCACGCCGTGCCGAGAGGGCACGGGCTGGATGTGGCGCGTGCTCAACCGCATGGCCGAGGGCCGCGCCCAGAAGCGCGAAATCGACATGCTGCTCGAAGTGTCGACCCAGATCGAAGGCCACACCATCTGCGCGCTCGGCGACGCGGCGGCATGGCCGGTCCAGGGTCTCATCCGCCATTTCCGTCATGAGATCGAGAAGCGGATCGACGATTACGCGGTTAACCCGCATTCCGAATCCGTCCTGATCGCGGCGGAGTGA
- the nuoG gene encoding NADH-quinone oxidoreductase subunit NuoG: MAKIIVDGVEVDVPAEYTLLQAAEAAGAEIPRFCYHERLSIAGNCRMCLVEVKGAPKPVASCAWGVRDCRPGPNGEPPEISTKSPTVKKAREGVMEFLLINHPLDCPICDQGGQCDLQDQAMAYGVDTSRYHENKRAVTDKYLGPLVRTSMNRCIHCTRCVRFTAEVAGVPDLGALWRGEDMEITSYLEKALGSELQANVADLCPVGALTHKPESFHYRPWELTKTDSVDVMDAVGSSIRVDSRGREVMRILPRVNEAVNEEWITDKTRQIVDGLRLQRLDRPFVRENGRLRAASWQEAFATISSRVKGTDPKRIGAIVGDLAAVEEMYALKLLMESLGVTNIDARQDGSLLSPVYGRGSYLFNSTIAGIEDADAILIVGSNPRIEASLVNVRIRKRWRMAPPPIAMIGEHADLTYPYDYLGAGPETLADLAAGRHSFIEKLRAAERPLVIVGQGALSRSDGLAVLSAVAQLARDVGAVKDGWNGFSVLHNAASRVGALDLGLVPGEWGLNAQAMAQGNVDVLFNLGADEIEIAPGAFVIYQGTHGDRGAHRADVILPAATYTEKSGTYVNTEGRVQLANRAAFAPGEAREDWAILRALSDVLGHRLPFDSLNALRAKLYAHFPHFAAIDTVQPADAAAAVQALANVGGTLGREAFASPVKDFYLTNPIARASGVMAECSALARSLKLEAAE; the protein is encoded by the coding sequence ATGGCGAAAATCATCGTTGATGGCGTCGAGGTCGACGTTCCCGCGGAATACACGCTGCTCCAGGCCGCCGAGGCGGCGGGAGCGGAAATTCCGCGCTTCTGCTACCACGAACGGCTTTCGATCGCCGGCAATTGCCGCATGTGCCTCGTCGAGGTGAAGGGCGCGCCCAAGCCGGTGGCCTCCTGCGCCTGGGGCGTGCGCGACTGCCGGCCCGGCCCGAACGGCGAGCCGCCGGAAATCTCGACCAAGTCGCCGACGGTGAAGAAGGCGCGGGAAGGGGTGATGGAGTTCCTCCTCATCAACCACCCGCTCGACTGCCCGATCTGCGACCAGGGCGGCCAGTGCGACCTGCAGGACCAGGCGATGGCCTACGGCGTCGACACCAGCCGCTATCACGAGAACAAGCGCGCGGTGACCGACAAGTATCTCGGCCCGCTGGTGCGCACCTCCATGAACCGGTGCATCCACTGCACCCGCTGCGTGCGCTTCACGGCCGAAGTCGCCGGCGTGCCCGATCTCGGCGCTCTGTGGCGCGGCGAGGACATGGAGATCACCAGCTATCTCGAAAAGGCCCTCGGCTCCGAGCTCCAGGCCAACGTGGCCGATCTCTGCCCGGTCGGCGCGCTGACCCACAAGCCGGAATCTTTCCACTACCGTCCCTGGGAGCTCACCAAGACCGATTCCGTCGACGTGATGGATGCGGTCGGCTCCTCGATCCGCGTCGATTCCCGCGGCCGCGAGGTCATGCGCATCTTGCCGCGCGTGAACGAGGCGGTGAACGAGGAGTGGATCACCGACAAGACGCGCCAGATCGTGGACGGCCTGCGCCTGCAGCGCCTCGACCGTCCCTTCGTGCGGGAGAACGGTCGCCTGCGCGCGGCGTCTTGGCAGGAGGCTTTCGCCACCATCTCCAGCCGGGTGAAGGGAACGGATCCGAAGCGCATCGGCGCGATCGTCGGTGATCTTGCCGCGGTCGAGGAGATGTATGCGCTGAAGCTGCTCATGGAGAGCCTCGGCGTCACCAACATCGATGCCCGCCAGGACGGCAGCCTGCTGTCGCCGGTCTATGGCCGCGGCTCCTATCTCTTCAATTCCACGATCGCCGGCATCGAAGATGCGGATGCGATCCTGATCGTGGGTTCGAACCCGCGCATCGAGGCTTCGCTCGTCAATGTGCGCATCCGCAAGCGCTGGCGCATGGCGCCGCCGCCGATCGCGATGATCGGCGAGCATGCCGATCTGACCTACCCTTATGACTATCTCGGTGCCGGTCCCGAGACGCTGGCCGATCTTGCTGCCGGCCGCCACAGCTTCATCGAAAAGCTGCGGGCCGCCGAGCGTCCGCTGGTCATCGTGGGGCAGGGCGCGCTCTCCCGTTCCGACGGCCTTGCCGTTCTCTCGGCCGTGGCGCAGCTCGCTCGCGACGTGGGTGCGGTGAAGGATGGCTGGAACGGCTTCTCGGTCCTGCACAATGCCGCCTCCCGCGTCGGCGCCCTCGATCTCGGTCTCGTGCCGGGCGAATGGGGCCTGAACGCCCAGGCCATGGCGCAGGGCAATGTGGACGTGCTCTTCAACCTCGGTGCGGATGAGATCGAGATCGCACCCGGCGCCTTCGTGATCTACCAGGGCACCCATGGCGACCGCGGCGCGCACCGCGCCGACGTGATCCTGCCGGCGGCAACCTATACCGAGAAGTCCGGAACCTACGTGAACACGGAAGGCCGGGTGCAGCTCGCCAACCGCGCAGCCTTCGCCCCCGGCGAGGCCCGTGAGGACTGGGCGATCCTGCGCGCCCTGTCCGACGTGCTGGGCCACCGCCTGCCGTTCGACTCGCTGAATGCGCTGCGCGCCAAGCTTTACGCGCATTTCCCGCATTTCGCGGCGATCGATACGGTCCAGCCTGCGGATGCCGCCGCAGCCGTCCAGGCGCTCGCCAATGTCGGCGGGACCCTCGGCCGCGAGGCTTTCGCGAGCCCGGTGAAGGATTTCTACCTGACGAACCCGATTGCCCGCGCTTCCGGCGTCATGGCCGAGTGCTCCGCGCTCGCCCGGTCGCTGAAGCTCGAAGCGGCGGAGTAA
- the nuoH gene encoding NADH-quinone oxidoreductase subunit NuoH: protein MDFGDIVLAVAIMLGKSLLMLVALLIFIAYALYADRKVWAAVQLRRGPNVVGPWGLFQSFADLLKFVLKEPVIPAPANKGMFLLAPLVMCTLSLAAWAVIPLNAGWAIADINVGILYIFAISSLGVYGVIMGGWASNSKYPFLGALRSAAQMVSYEVSIGFVIVTVLMCAGTLNLSAIVESQNTRLGILGWYWLPLFPMFVVFFISAMAETNRPPFDLPEAESELVAGYMVEYSSTPYLLFMLGEYVAIMTMCALGTILFLGGWLSPIPFAPFTWIPGVIWFVLKASFLFILIAMVKALVPRYRYDQLMRLGWKVFLPLSLAMVIIVAAVLMATGNAPGVR from the coding sequence ATGGATTTCGGAGATATCGTCCTCGCAGTCGCGATCATGCTGGGCAAGAGCCTGCTCATGCTCGTGGCTCTCCTCATCTTCATCGCCTATGCGCTCTATGCCGACCGCAAGGTCTGGGCGGCGGTGCAGCTTCGCCGCGGCCCGAACGTGGTCGGCCCCTGGGGCCTGTTCCAGTCTTTCGCCGACCTGCTCAAGTTCGTGCTGAAGGAGCCGGTGATCCCGGCGCCGGCCAACAAGGGCATGTTCCTGCTGGCGCCGCTGGTGATGTGCACCCTGTCTCTGGCAGCCTGGGCGGTCATTCCGCTCAATGCCGGCTGGGCCATCGCCGACATCAATGTGGGCATCCTCTACATCTTCGCGATCTCGTCGCTCGGCGTCTACGGCGTCATCATGGGCGGCTGGGCCTCGAACTCGAAGTACCCGTTCCTCGGCGCGCTCCGCTCGGCAGCCCAGATGGTCTCCTACGAGGTCTCCATCGGCTTCGTGATCGTGACCGTGCTCATGTGCGCCGGAACCCTGAACCTGTCGGCCATCGTGGAATCGCAGAATACCCGCCTCGGCATCCTCGGCTGGTACTGGCTGCCGCTGTTCCCGATGTTCGTGGTGTTCTTCATCTCCGCCATGGCCGAGACGAACCGCCCGCCCTTCGATCTGCCTGAGGCGGAGTCCGAGCTCGTGGCCGGCTACATGGTGGAGTATTCGTCCACGCCGTACCTGCTCTTCATGCTCGGCGAGTACGTGGCCATCATGACCATGTGCGCGCTCGGCACGATCCTGTTCCTCGGCGGCTGGCTCTCCCCGATCCCGTTCGCGCCCTTCACCTGGATCCCGGGCGTGATCTGGTTCGTTCTCAAGGCGAGCTTCCTCTTCATCCTTATCGCCATGGTGAAAGCCCTGGTGCCACGCTACCGCTACGATCAGCTCATGCGCCTCGGCTGGAAGGTCTTCCTTCCGCTCTCCCTGGCCATGGTCATCATCGTGGCAGCTGTCCTGATGGCGACCGGCAATGCGCCGGGCGTCCGCTAA
- the nuoI gene encoding NADH-quinone oxidoreductase subunit NuoI yields MQLDRIAQSLLLKEFISGFVLTVKYFFKPKATLNYPFEMGHRGPRFRGEHALRRYPNGEERCIACKLCEAICPAQAITIEAGPRRNDGTRRTTRYDIDMVKCIYCGMCQEACPVDAIVEGPNLEFSVETREELYYDKAKLLDNGERWEREIARNLAKTAPYR; encoded by the coding sequence ATGCAGCTCGATCGCATTGCCCAATCGCTCCTGCTGAAGGAGTTCATCTCAGGGTTCGTCCTGACGGTGAAGTATTTCTTCAAGCCGAAGGCGACCCTGAACTATCCCTTCGAGATGGGTCATCGCGGGCCTCGTTTCCGCGGCGAGCACGCCCTGCGGCGCTATCCCAACGGGGAAGAGCGCTGCATCGCCTGCAAGCTCTGCGAGGCCATCTGCCCGGCCCAGGCCATCACCATCGAGGCCGGCCCGCGCCGCAACGACGGCACCCGCCGCACGACGCGCTACGACATCGACATGGTGAAGTGCATCTATTGCGGCATGTGCCAGGAAGCCTGCCCGGTGGACGCCATCGTGGAGGGTCCGAACCTGGAGTTCTCTGTGGAGACCCGCGAGGAACTCTACTACGACAAGGCCAAGCTTCTCGATAATGGGGAGCGCTGGGAGCGCGAGATCGCGAGAAACCTCGCGAAGACCGCGCCCTACCGGTAA
- a CDS encoding NADH-quinone oxidoreductase subunit J has protein sequence MTVTAAFFYLFATITIASGFMVIASRNPVQSVLFLILAFVNAAGLFLLMGAEFLAMILVIVYVGAVAVLFLFVVMMLDVDFAAFRQGFLQYLPIGGLIGVILLLELILVVGTYTIDPGLVRSPSVPIPAADVMTNTEALGQVLYTRYFYFFQAAGLILLVAMIGAIVLTLRERVGVRRQDISKQNARTQQTAVEVRKVPFRQGI, from the coding sequence ATGACGGTTACCGCCGCCTTCTTCTATCTGTTCGCGACGATCACGATCGCCTCCGGCTTCATGGTGATTGCCTCCCGCAACCCCGTGCAGTCGGTGCTGTTCCTCATCCTAGCCTTCGTCAATGCGGCGGGCCTGTTCCTGCTGATGGGGGCGGAGTTCCTGGCGATGATCCTGGTCATCGTCTATGTGGGCGCGGTCGCGGTGCTCTTCCTTTTCGTCGTCATGATGCTCGACGTGGACTTCGCCGCGTTTCGCCAGGGCTTCCTGCAATACCTGCCCATCGGCGGCCTGATCGGGGTGATCCTCCTGCTCGAGCTGATCCTGGTGGTCGGGACCTACACCATCGACCCGGGTCTGGTGCGCTCCCCGTCCGTGCCGATTCCGGCCGCCGACGTGATGACCAACACCGAGGCTCTCGGCCAGGTGCTCTACACCCGCTACTTCTACTTCTTCCAGGCGGCAGGCCTGATCCTGCTGGTGGCCATGATCGGCGCCATCGTCCTGACCCTGCGCGAGCGGGTCGGCGTGCGGCGCCAGGACATTTCCAAGCAGAATGCCCGGACGCAGCAGACCGCCGTCGAGGTGCGGAAGGTTCCCTTCCGCCAGGGCATCTAA
- the nuoK gene encoding NADH-quinone oxidoreductase subunit NuoK, which translates to MVIGLGHYLTVAAVLFTLGVFGIFINRKNVIVILMSIELILLAVNINMVAFSTHLNDIVGQVFAMLILTVAAAEAAIGLAILVVFFRNRGSIAVEDINRLRG; encoded by the coding sequence ATGGTAATCGGACTGGGTCATTATCTCACCGTCGCCGCCGTCCTCTTCACGCTCGGCGTGTTCGGCATCTTCATCAACCGGAAGAACGTGATCGTCATCCTGATGTCCATCGAGCTGATCCTGCTCGCCGTGAACATCAACATGGTGGCCTTCTCGACCCACCTGAACGACATCGTCGGCCAGGTCTTCGCCATGCTGATCCTCACGGTCGCGGCGGCGGAGGCGGCGATCGGCCTGGCCATTCTGGTGGTCTTCTTCCGCAATCGCGGCTCCATCGCGGTTGAAGACATCAACAGGTTGAGGGGCTAA
- the nuoL gene encoding NADH-quinone oxidoreductase subunit L produces the protein MYHAIVFLPLVGFFIAGIFGRVLGARPSEIVTTALLFVAAVLSWVAFIQVGFLTNAEPGSGPVFERIQVAQWMSVGDLQVDWAFRIDTLTVMMLVVVNTVSALVHLYSIGYMHEDPHRPRFFAYLSLFTFTMLMLVTADNLVQMFFGWEGVGLASYLLIGFWYQKDSANAAAMKAFIVNRVGDFGFLLGIFMVFVLFNGVTFDQIFPRVAEFQNARFMFLGIEWHALTIACLLLFMGAMGKSAQFLLHTWLPDAMEGPTPVSALIHAATMVTAGVFMVARLSPIFEYAPSALAVVTVIGGITAFFAATVGLVQNDIKRVIAYSTCSQLGYMFVGLGVGAYGAGVFHLFTHAFFKALLFLGAGSVIHAMHHEQDIRHMGALRRYIPFTTAMMAVGTLALTGFPFTAGYYSKDAIIEAAYAAHSSAGSFAFLATVVAAFMTSFYSWRLFFLTFEGTARWGHSHHDQHAHGQHEGVEHDAHGHDVEPATHAQHEHGHHGDHTPHESPLVMLLPLLVLATGAVVAGIVFHGAFIGEGYQEFWKGALFTRPDNHILEEMHHLPGWVPLLPTIMMILGFLLAVYMYIIDSKQPEKLAADHPILYRFLLNKWYFDELYDAIFVRPAMAIGRFLWRTGDQKIIDGLGPDGISARVLDVTRGVVRVQTGYVYHYAFAMLIGVAALVTFYLFRGV, from the coding sequence ATGTATCACGCAATCGTCTTCCTGCCGCTCGTCGGCTTCTTCATCGCAGGCATCTTCGGACGGGTCCTCGGCGCCCGGCCGAGCGAGATCGTCACGACCGCGCTGCTCTTCGTAGCGGCGGTCCTGTCCTGGGTGGCTTTCATTCAAGTCGGCTTCCTCACCAATGCTGAGCCTGGCTCCGGGCCGGTGTTTGAACGTATCCAGGTGGCCCAGTGGATGTCGGTCGGCGATCTCCAGGTCGATTGGGCGTTCCGGATCGACACGCTGACCGTCATGATGCTGGTGGTGGTGAATACCGTTTCGGCCCTCGTGCACCTCTATTCCATCGGCTACATGCACGAGGATCCGCACCGTCCGCGCTTCTTCGCCTATCTGTCGCTCTTCACCTTCACCATGCTCATGCTGGTGACGGCGGACAACCTCGTCCAGATGTTCTTCGGTTGGGAAGGCGTGGGCCTCGCGAGCTATCTGCTCATCGGCTTCTGGTACCAGAAGGATTCTGCCAACGCGGCGGCCATGAAGGCCTTCATCGTCAACCGCGTCGGCGATTTCGGCTTCCTGCTCGGCATCTTCATGGTCTTCGTGCTGTTCAACGGCGTCACCTTCGACCAGATCTTCCCGCGCGTCGCAGAGTTCCAGAACGCACGCTTCATGTTCCTCGGCATCGAGTGGCATGCCCTGACCATTGCTTGCCTGCTGCTCTTCATGGGCGCCATGGGCAAGTCGGCTCAGTTCCTGTTGCACACCTGGCTTCCGGACGCCATGGAAGGCCCGACCCCGGTCTCGGCCCTCATCCATGCCGCCACCATGGTGACCGCCGGCGTCTTCATGGTCGCGCGCCTATCGCCGATCTTCGAATATGCTCCTTCGGCTCTCGCTGTCGTTACTGTCATCGGCGGCATCACGGCCTTCTTCGCCGCGACGGTCGGTCTGGTTCAGAACGACATCAAGCGCGTCATCGCCTATTCGACCTGCTCTCAGCTCGGCTACATGTTCGTGGGCCTTGGTGTCGGCGCCTACGGCGCCGGCGTGTTCCACCTGTTCACGCACGCCTTCTTCAAGGCGCTGCTGTTCCTGGGTGCCGGCTCGGTCATTCACGCCATGCACCATGAGCAGGATATCCGCCATATGGGCGCCCTGCGCCGGTACATTCCGTTCACCACGGCGATGATGGCGGTCGGCACCCTGGCTCTGACCGGCTTTCCGTTCACCGCAGGCTATTATTCCAAGGACGCGATCATCGAGGCGGCTTATGCGGCCCATTCCTCGGCGGGCTCCTTTGCCTTCCTGGCGACGGTTGTCGCTGCCTTCATGACCTCGTTCTACTCCTGGCGTCTGTTCTTCCTCACCTTCGAGGGAACTGCGCGCTGGGGCCACAGCCATCACGACCAGCACGCGCATGGCCAGCACGAGGGCGTCGAGCACGATGCACACGGTCACGACGTCGAGCCGGCGACCCATGCCCAGCATGAGCACGGCCATCACGGCGACCACACGCCCCATGAGAGCCCGCTCGTGATGCTGCTGCCGCTGCTCGTGCTCGCCACCGGCGCGGTTGTCGCCGGCATCGTCTTCCACGGCGCCTTCATCGGCGAAGGCTACCAGGAGTTCTGGAAGGGCGCTCTGTTCACCCGTCCCGACAACCACATCCTGGAAGAGATGCACCATCTCCCGGGCTGGGTCCCGCTGCTGCCGACGATCATGATGATCCTCGGCTTCCTGCTGGCCGTCTACATGTACATCATCGACAGCAAGCAGCCGGAGAAGCTCGCCGCCGATCACCCGATCCTGTACCGCTTCCTCTTGAACAAGTGGTACTTCGACGAGCTGTACGACGCGATCTTCGTGCGGCCCGCCATGGCCATCGGCCGCTTCCTCTGGCGCACCGGCGACCAGAAGATCATCGACGGGCTCGGGCCCGACGGCATCTCCGCCCGCGTCCTCGACGTGACGCGCGGCGTGGTGAGGGTGCAGACCGGCTATGTCTATCACTATGCCTTCGCGATGCTGATCGGCGTTGCAGCTCTCGTGACCTTCTATCTCTTCAGGGGAGTGTAA